A segment of the Prosthecobacter debontii genome:
CAAGGCGTCAACCAAACGCTCGACGTCCCGAATTGGCACCACATATCCATTTTGATCATGAACAACAGGGCTGCCAGTATTCGGAGTCGTGACCACGGGCAATCCCCACGCCAGCGCTTCATAAGTTGCCGTTGCAGAACCTTCACAAATGCTGGGCAGCAAAAAGACATCCGCCCAAGAAAACTGCGCAGCCATTTCGCTACGGGGAACGATACCCAAGAGCGTTACATACTCGGCCAGCTTACTCGCCCCATCCGGAGTGAGGTCGATCGGACCCGCCATTCGAAAGTCGGCACGTCCTTGGAGCTTTCTGGCCACTTCCATAACATAGGGTGAGCCTTTGCGTAAACCTACGGTGCCGACTGTCAGCACCCGAAGCGGTCCCGGTTCTCGCAGAGATCGTTGATCCAAAATCGCCGGATCAACCGTCATATTCACTCCGTAAGGTACAACGACAGCACGTTCCACAGGGCCACCCGCTTGAGCGATTCCCTCACGAACGAATTCGGATCCACATAGGATGGTATCCGCGAGTTCCCACTCAGCCTTTTCGTTCTCTTCGAAGGGTCGGTAAAACTCCTCATATGGAGGTTCAATCTCCCAGCCTCGCCAACGTGCATATTCCGCCTTCAATAGCGAAGTCTGCACGACAACGGGTGCGATCGTCTGTTCATGGAACGTGCGCATATGGTGAGCACGGGCAAACTTCATCACTTCGAGCCCTGCTGAATTGAAGGAGTAGACCGCATCCGTGCCATCTATGCCATGACGGATGACAGCTTCTTGCAATTCCTGACCCGCCTGGAGATGTGCCTGAGCGATCTCTCGCGGCGTGCGGGCGCAGCGTAAGCTCCACCAATATGCCATGCCGAGCCGATCGAAAGTTACCACTTGATCTGCGGGCACCCCAGATACCTGTCGAGCGACTAAACGTCTAACCCCACCGGGCATCAGCTTATGAGGAAGGTGCGACATCAATCGGCCAAGACCTGATGTCCCGCAGATATCAGTGTAGAGAGTGCTGAGAATTCCGGCCTCAGAAAAAATTCGAGGCACGGCGTAGTGCATTCGGGCCCCTAACTGTACAACGGCTATTTTCATCGATGGTTAGGCATCAGCGAATATGATCGCCGGAAACAGTAGCTGAATGTATCGCTTGGCAAATGTGCGGCCGGAGAGGTGTCGCATCGCATGCTGTCGTGCCATGAGACTCAACGCTTGCCTTGATTTCAAGTCGGGGATCAACCTCGTAACAGCTTCGGCTAATTGCTTCGAACTCCCTGGTTTCACGTAGATCACCGTAGCACCCTCGACATTGCCACACACTTCTCTGATTGGCCCCACATCTGTCACCACGGTAG
Coding sequences within it:
- a CDS encoding glycosyltransferase family 4 protein; this translates as MHYAVPRIFSEAGILSTLYTDICGTSGLGRLMSHLPHKLMPGGVRRLVARQVSGVPADQVVTFDRLGMAYWWSLRCARTPREIAQAHLQAGQELQEAVIRHGIDGTDAVYSFNSAGLEVMKFARAHHMRTFHEQTIAPVVVQTSLLKAEYARWRGWEIEPPYEEFYRPFEENEKAEWELADTILCGSEFVREGIAQAGGPVERAVVVPYGVNMTVDPAILDQRSLREPGPLRVLTVGTVGLRKGSPYVMEVARKLQGRADFRMAGPIDLTPDGASKLAEYVTLLGIVPRSEMAAQFSWADVFLLPSICEGSATATYEALAWGLPVVTTPNTGSPVVHDQNGYVVPIRDVERLVDALERLRDQDLRRKMGTLAISDSKKLNVSAYGHRLVEAIKS